TCCAAATCCATGGCAAAGCTCACCACCATTGGGTACGCAACCAGTTGGGGTTGTGACCTTGCTGCCAATGACGGCTAAGCGGAGAAGAAGCAACCGTCAGGCCATCACTAGTAATCTGCCCCCATACAACATCATTCCCTAGAGAACAGGCCGATGTCCTTCCTCTCTATGCATCCAAATACACAAGATAGATCTCCCTTACAACAAAAAATGTGCAATGTNNNNNNNNNNNNNNNNNNNNNNNNNNNNNNNNNNNNNNNNNNNNNNNNNNNNNNNNNNNNNNNNNNNNNNNNNNNNNNNNNNNNNNNNNNNNNNNNNNNNNNNNNNNNNNNNNNNNNNNNNNNNNNNNNNNNNNNNNNNNNNNNNNNNNNNNNNNNNNNNNNNNNNNNNNNNNNNNNNNNNNNNNNNNNNNNNNNNNNNNNNNNNNNNNNNNNNNNNNNNNNNNNNNNNNNNNNNNNNNNNNNNNNNNNNNNNNNNNNNNNNNNNNNNNNNNNNNNNNNNNNNNNNNNNNNNNNNNNNNNNNNNNNNNNNNNNAATAGAGGGGTGTAACCCCTTGTCTCCGCAACTCTGTATAAAAAAGCAATGCATAGTGCTTGCATGACATTGTCTAGTTAAGAGATATTACTAAAATATAGGAGAAATAATATAGAGAGCTCGTATATAGACAATCAATGGGGAAAACTGAAAGATTTTGAGAGATAATCTTTGTAGATCATTGTCCATACGAAAATTTAGACCTATGGGCCATGCTAGCGGTGCTTGTAACTAGAAAAACATAATGTGCCCCTTCCTATGTGTAGATCTTATATAGAAAAACCCCATAGTGAGTCAGTAATTACTATTTCTTTTCGTGTGCATGTGTGCTTCCACATCATCCAAACTGTTGTAGCCATTGGATTAGCTAGCTTAGTCAAATAACATCCATCCGATCTGAAGATGAGTCTCTACCTTGCAACATGCACGGTAGATTTTAAATGCCAGCACAGTTAACTTATGACTTGctcaactttttatattatttttttgtgTTTGTTTCTACATAGCATAATTTAGATCTTACTGGTGAATTTATATTGTGTAGTACAATATTTAGACCTCAAATCTCTAATTACATTCCAGCGGGGTATATTGTAGTATGTAATCATGCTCTGCTCCTGAGTGTGGACATGCTGAACCCATGGGCATATGAGCCcacttttttaaaaaaatgcattttaaacacattttaaaatgtaaaaaaaatcaaaagaaaattccACGCATATATCTTCGCAACATGTGTGCGCGGCATAAAGTTTTATGAAAAAAAATGTCTTGGCTttgcccccgcaaaaaaaaaatcagTGCTTCTCAATAGCGTTCCACGACACATGGAATTTGAAGATGTATGCATGAgactttttcagatttttttgacatTTAAAAATAAGTTTTCCAAAGTGGGTTCATATGCCCATGGGGTTCATCCATGCACTTCTCCTCTGCTCCTCTCTTTATTTAATGAAAAGCTGCACTGCGAACTAATTCGGCTCTAAGTAACTACTCACTGGCCTCGTACAACAGTCAGGTTACTAAATTTGTGTTACTCCTTTGAGTTTATTATCAAATGTACAACATTTTTGTTCTATTTTTCATTTTCACATCCAAGCTATTAATTGATATAATTACACTGGTCAGTATGGGTGATAAGTTTCCTATACAAAACAGTTTTGCGTCGTTTACTTTCTGTAATCAAGTCGCCCGAGCCACGAGTAAGATTACTTGTATCATCAACAGAACATGCATGTATACCCTAACAACACCGGGAAGGTAGCTTGATGTAACTGATATACCCACGGCATGCATGTTGAGAGATCTGGCAACCAACATAATAGTGAAGGCTTATCGGCTGTGGCTCTTCATGTATTTTTGTCTTGTGTTTGTTGAGAGTTGCTGAGATTGGTTGTAAGATTGAGCGATGAGCCCAGCTTTACAACATTGTGGACGCGCAAGAACTCACGGTATGTGAGGGAACGGTAGCGCATGGGGTTTCCTTCGCCAATGAACTCCTCTGAGGGCCCGATGAGGCAGTCCGCATCCGGCTCGATGAAAACCGCCACTGACATTCGTGGCATCACCGAATTAGTCATCACCCGGTGCTCTATGCTCTTCAGCACCCCGTTGGTTACGACCTGCAAGAAACAACCAACATATAATGATGACTGATCCCATAGACAGACTGGAATGAGCAACTTAAGCCAACCAGACTAATCATTGATGCATTAACTCAAGTTGGAAGCCGAAGTTGACGACAAAGGCATTTGGCATAGGCTCCACGTTAATCCAATCACCCTTGTAGGAGACTTGGAGACCGGGGACTACACCAGGTAGGAGTAGGGTGATGAGGTTCCGATCGCAGTGTGGCGGTAGCCCGAGCGCGAGGCTCGAGTCCGAGCACCTTGGGTAATGGTTGAGGGAGATGGTGGTATCACCGCAGTTGAGGGGCCCATCGAAGTAGTTAGGGTGGAGCCCCATTCCCTCGCTCAGAAGCCGCAGTAGCTCCATGCCCACACCTCTTGTCAGCAGGAAGAACGTCTCGACAACCTCTCTGTAGCCAAAGGCAAGCCAATTCACAAGGAAGAAACTC
The sequence above is drawn from the Triticum aestivum cultivar Chinese Spring chromosome 7A, IWGSC CS RefSeq v2.1, whole genome shotgun sequence genome and encodes:
- the LOC123152262 gene encoding 2'-deoxymugineic-acid 2'-dioxygenase, with protein sequence MAKLLSSASSHELLALPPAVSLPVVDLSLSHDEVRRAILDAGKELGFFLVVNHGVPEHAMRDMEAVCEEFFRLPVLDVAPFYSDDRRKPNRLFSGTTFNTGGDKYWLDCLRLASTFPVGDSKNHWPDKPQSLREVVETFFLLTRGVGMELLRLLSEGMGLHPNYFDGPLNCGDTTISLNHYPRCSDSSLALGLPPHCDRNLITLLLPGVVPGLQVSYKGDWINVVTNGVLKSIEHRVMTNSVMPRMSVAVFIEPDADCLIGPSEEFIGEGNPMRYRSLTYREFLRVHNVVKLGSSLNLTTNLSNSQQTQDKNT